From a single Bufo bufo chromosome 9, aBufBuf1.1, whole genome shotgun sequence genomic region:
- the JOSD2 gene encoding josephin-2 — protein MGECPVYHERQRLELCALHALNNLLQRAEITQRRAEEICWGLSPHSVINPHRSFLGTGNYDVNVIMAALQTLDFAAVWWDKRRSVESLVLSEIFGFILNIPSPISLGFLSLPITRQHWIAVRQINGLYYNLDSKLKSPVRLGGPRELRDFLQGCISRGNCEILLVVTKAVEESRLWISESERTT, from the exons ATGGGGGAATGTCCGGTGTATCACGAGCGGCAGCGGCTGGAGCTGTGCGCCCTGCACGCCCTGAACAACCTGCTGCAGAGAGCGGAGATCACCCAGCGCCGGGCCGAGGAGATCTGCTGGGg GTTGTCGCCGCACTCTGTGATAAATCCGCACCGCAGTTTCCTGGGCACCGGTAACTATGACGTCAATGTCATCATGGCGGCGCTGCAGACCCTGGACTTTGCGGCGGTGTGGTGGGATAAGAGGAG GTCTGTGGAGAGTTTGGTCTTGAGTGAGATTTTCGGATTCATCCTGAACATCCCCTCCCCCATCTCGCTGGGATTCCTCTCTCTGCCGATTACGCGCCAGCACTGGATCGCTGTTCGCCAAATCAACGGTCTTTACTACAACCTGGACTCCAAGCTGAAGTCTCCGGTGCGGCTCGGGGGTCCCCGGGAGCTCAG GGATTTCCTGCAGGGCTGCATCTCCCGGGGAAACTGCGAAATACTTCTGGTCGTAACGAAGGCCGTGGAGGAATCTCGGCTATGGATCAGTGAAAGTGAAAGAACCACATGA